Part of the Terriglobales bacterium genome is shown below.
GTACTTTGCGCGCTGCGGAGGCTGCCACTACCAGCACCTGAGATACGAAGCGCAGCTCGCGGCCAAGGTTGGAATTCTGCGCGAGACGCTGCGCCGCACCGCCAAGCTGGAGTGGAGCGGCGAGATCGGGGCGGTTGCGTCCCCGCCCTGGGAGTATCGCAACCGTACCCGGCTGCGCCTGCGGACCACGCCCGAATTCGCGCTCGGCTACAACCGCTTCGGCTCGGCGGAGCTGGAGCCGGTGGAGAAATGTCCCATCAGTTCGCCGCTGATCCAGCGTGGCATCGCCCTGGCATGGGAGCTCGGCCGCGCGCGCCGTTTCCGCGAGGGCATCCGCGAAATCGAGTTCTTCGCCGATACCGATGACGCCCGCATGCTGGTCACGCTGCTGGCCGATCCCCGCGTCGAAGCCACGCCGGAAACCGAAGCCGCGCTGGCCGAAGCCATCCGCGCCGCGTTACCCGGCGTGGTGGGCGTGATCGTCGCTCCGGCTCGTCCTGCCTCTGCCGATCCCTGGGAGGCTGCCGACGCGCCTCCGACCGCGGTCTTCGGCGCAAGCTTTCTCCCCTACGCCGTGCGTGCCGTCGAGTATCAGGTGAGCGCCGGGTCGTTCTTCCAGACCAACCGCTTTCTAACGGATGCATTAGTCGAAGCCGTTCTCGCCAATCATTCCGGTGCGCTCGCGTTCGATCTGTACGCGGGAGTCGGCCTGTTCACCGTGCCGCTGGCGGCAAAGTTCGAGCGCGTGGTCGCCGTCGAGTCTTCGAGCGCAGCCTGCCGCGATCTGCGCCACAATGCTCCGGCCACCGTGAAGTGGCGGGAAGCGGCAGTCGCCGAGTTTTTGGAGCGGAGCTCGGCGCGGCCGGATTTCGTGATCGTCGACCCTCCGCGCGCCGGCTTGGGAGAGAAAGTCGCGCGGGCGCTGGGAGCGCTGGCCGCTCCGCGTCTGGCCTATGTTTCCTGCGATCCCGCCACGCTCTCGCGCGATCTGCGCCTGCTGTTAGAATCCGGCTACCGCGTGGAGGAGATTCGAGTACTCGATCTCTTCCCGCAGACGTTCCACATCGAAAGCGTCGTGCAGTTGGTCGTTGGTCAAGGGCCCGTAGTTCCCGGTTCCGATCCCAGGGTGAAGTAGAGAAGTTGAGGAGTGGAAGAAGCAGGAGTGCAGTCCACTGCACAACCGCGCCCCCAGGGTGTCGCGCGACACCCCATGCTGGCTGCTGCGCTGGCTTTTTCCGCCGGCATCCTTCTGGGGACATACACCTGGCGCCCGCCGCTCTGGGGGCTGATTGCCGTCGTCGTCCTGCTCGCTTCCGCCGCTTGGTGGATTCGGGAACGGCCCCGAGTCGCACAAGGGCTGGCACTCGCGGCGCTGGCCGTGCTGGGCGCGCTCCGGCTTGCGGGACCGGACGAGCGCGCGAATGGCGCCGGACTTGAGCGCTGGACCGACGGCCGCGAAGTTCTGGTCACGGCTCACGTGACGCGCGACTTTGCGCCACGGGAAAGTGCTTGGGGAGGCCAACGCCAGCGCGTAGAGCTCAAGACCGAAAGCATCGAATCCGAAAACGTGATGGAAGACGCGAGGCTGGGTCTTCGCCTCACCATCTACGCGCCGCGGCGCCGCGAGGACGATGAGGACGACGAGGACGACCGCGTCGCGCTACCACCCTTGCAGTACGGCCAGCGCCTGCGCTTTCCCGCGCGCTTGCGCCTGCCGCGCAACTTCGGCAATCCCGGCAACTTCGACTATCGCGGATACCTGGCGCGCCAAGGCATCGTGATGCTGGCTTCGGCGCGCGCCGACCGCGTCGAATTGCTTTCCGGATTCGCCGGCTCTCGGTGGGAGGCGTGGCGCAACCGGGCCCGCCATAGCCTGAACCAGCGCATGCGTTCGCTCTGGCCGCAGGAAGAAGCGTCGCTCATGGCGGCGATGCTGCTGGGCGAGCGCACCGAACTGGGTCGCGATCTCCGCCTCGACTTCCAGCGCACCGGCACCTACCACATCCTGGTCGTCTCCGGACTGAACCTGGGAATTCTGGCGTGGCTGGTCTTCTGGTTGATGCGGCGGATGCGCGCCTCTGAACTCCTGACTTCCGTGATCACTATGCTGCTGGTCAGCGCCTACGCTTACCTGACGGATGCCGGCCCGCCGGTGGTGCGTGCCACACTGATGTTGGCCGTCTACCTGGGTGCTCGCTGGCTGTATCGCGAGCGCGCGCCGTTGAATGCCATTGGCATCGCGGCTCTGATCCTGCTGGTCGTGGATCCCCAGTCACTCTTCGATCCCAGTTTCCAGCTCACCTTCCTGGCCGTGCTGGCCATCGCCGGGATTGCGCTGCCCATCGTGGAGCGCACGTCACTTCCCTATCGGCGGGCGCTGGGGCAACTGGATTCCACCGAGTACGATGCCCGGCTGGCGCCGCGGCTGGCGCAGTTTCGGCTCGACCTGCGACTGCTGGCGTCGCGCCTGGCCAGGTTCGTTGGCTCGCGCATGGCGCGCTGGACGCTTGTGCTCGGCGCGCGCGCCGGGTTGGGCTTGTTTGACGTACTGCTGCTGGCGGCCGCGATGCAGGTGGCGCTGGCGCTGCCCATGGCTGTCTATTTCCATCGCGCCGTGCTGGCGGCGCTGCCCGCGAACGCCGCCATCGTCCCGCTGACCGGAGCGCTGATGCCGGCCGCGATTGCGGCCATGACGCTCTCCTACCTGTGGCTGCCGCTCGCCAAGCTCCCGGCATGGCTGGCGGAACTGGCGCTCCGGGGCATCACCGGTGTGGTGGCCTGGCTGGGCGCGGCGCGCGGCAGCGAAGTGCGGCTGGCAACCCCGGAGCCTGCGATGATGCTGTTTGCCGCCGCGGCCTTCGTTCTGGCCATGCTCGCCGTCCGCCGGCGCGCCAGGGTCGCCGCCGCCGGGCTCTTCGTGCTCCTGGCTTCGGCGCTGGCGCTGGTGGCGCTTCCTCCCAGGGCGCAAATCCGCCGCGGCGCGCTCGAAGTCACGCTGCTCGACGTGGGCCAGGGCGACGCCATTCTGGTGGTCTCCCCCGAGGGCAAGACGCTGCTCATCGATGCGGGAGGCTCGCTGGGCGGCGAACACTCCGATTTCGATTTTGGCGAAGACGTGGTTTCGCCCTACCTGTGGCAGCGCGGCCTTCGTCGGCTGGATGCGGTCGCGCTCACGCATGCGCACGCCGATCACATCGGCGGGCTGGCCAGCGTGCTGGCGAACTTCCGTCCGCAGGAGCTCTGGCTGGGACCGAATCCGCCTGTCGCGGCGTTGCGCCGGCTGGAGGCAC
Proteins encoded:
- a CDS encoding ComEC/Rec2 family competence protein, with protein sequence MEEAGVQSTAQPRPQGVARHPMLAAALAFSAGILLGTYTWRPPLWGLIAVVVLLASAAWWIRERPRVAQGLALAALAVLGALRLAGPDERANGAGLERWTDGREVLVTAHVTRDFAPRESAWGGQRQRVELKTESIESENVMEDARLGLRLTIYAPRRREDDEDDEDDRVALPPLQYGQRLRFPARLRLPRNFGNPGNFDYRGYLARQGIVMLASARADRVELLSGFAGSRWEAWRNRARHSLNQRMRSLWPQEEASLMAAMLLGERTELGRDLRLDFQRTGTYHILVVSGLNLGILAWLVFWLMRRMRASELLTSVITMLLVSAYAYLTDAGPPVVRATLMLAVYLGARWLYRERAPLNAIGIAALILLVVDPQSLFDPSFQLTFLAVLAIAGIALPIVERTSLPYRRALGQLDSTEYDARLAPRLAQFRLDLRLLASRLARFVGSRMARWTLVLGARAGLGLFDVLLLAAAMQVALALPMAVYFHRAVLAALPANAAIVPLTGALMPAAIAAMTLSYLWLPLAKLPAWLAELALRGITGVVAWLGAARGSEVRLATPEPAMMLFAAAAFVLAMLAVRRRARVAAAGLFVLLASALALVALPPRAQIRRGALEVTLLDVGQGDAILVVSPEGKTLLIDAGGSLGGEHSDFDFGEDVVSPYLWQRGLRRLDAVALTHAHADHIGGLASVLANFRPQELWLGPNPPVAALRRLEARARSLGVRIVERREGERFAFGGTGIEVLAPPVDWHVAARARNNDSLALYLTFGETAVLLPGDAERRIERHLTEHLPRADLLKAAHHGSATSTTPELLTAVQPRFAAISVGFRSPFGHPRREVLERLAARGVRTYRTDLHGAVTFYLDGSAVTPELRGR
- the rlmD gene encoding 23S rRNA (uracil(1939)-C(5))-methyltransferase RlmD, with amino-acid sequence ADEHGRGKAVFLPFVAEGEQVEAELVEEKPGFARARVKEILAPSPDRILPSCPYFARCGGCHYQHLRYEAQLAAKVGILRETLRRTAKLEWSGEIGAVASPPWEYRNRTRLRLRTTPEFALGYNRFGSAELEPVEKCPISSPLIQRGIALAWELGRARRFREGIREIEFFADTDDARMLVTLLADPRVEATPETEAALAEAIRAALPGVVGVIVAPARPASADPWEAADAPPTAVFGASFLPYAVRAVEYQVSAGSFFQTNRFLTDALVEAVLANHSGALAFDLYAGVGLFTVPLAAKFERVVAVESSSAACRDLRHNAPATVKWREAAVAEFLERSSARPDFVIVDPPRAGLGEKVARALGALAAPRLAYVSCDPATLSRDLRLLLESGYRVEEIRVLDLFPQTFHIESVVQLVVGQGPVVPGSDPRVK